The following coding sequences lie in one Amycolatopsis cihanbeyliensis genomic window:
- a CDS encoding crotonase/enoyl-CoA hydratase family protein produces the protein MADTAPDAPHALLEQRGHTLIVTMNRPRARNALTGEMLSIMAEAWDRVDEDPKVRCCVLTGAGGAFCAGADLKSMSRNSPSGAFERGSFDPSRIDGLLKGRRLTKPLIAAVEGPAIAGGTEILQGTDIRVAGESAKFGVSEARWGLFPLGGSAVRLPRQIPYTLAADILLTGRHLTAAEARDIGLIGHVVGDDTALERALEIADQIAANGPLAVRAILRTMRDTEGMHEEEAFKLDAQYGVGVFTSQDAKEGPRAFAEKRTPHFTGT, from the coding sequence ATGGCTGATACCGCGCCGGACGCCCCGCACGCGCTGCTGGAACAACGAGGGCACACGCTGATCGTCACGATGAACCGGCCGCGGGCACGCAACGCGCTCACCGGCGAGATGCTCTCGATCATGGCCGAAGCCTGGGATCGGGTGGACGAGGATCCGAAGGTCCGCTGCTGCGTGCTGACCGGTGCGGGCGGCGCGTTCTGCGCGGGAGCGGACCTCAAGTCGATGAGCCGCAACAGCCCCTCGGGCGCCTTCGAACGGGGGAGCTTCGACCCGAGCCGGATCGACGGCCTGCTGAAGGGGCGCAGGCTGACCAAGCCGTTGATCGCCGCCGTCGAGGGGCCCGCGATCGCCGGCGGCACCGAGATCCTGCAGGGAACCGACATCCGGGTCGCGGGCGAGAGCGCGAAGTTCGGCGTGTCCGAGGCGCGCTGGGGCCTGTTCCCGCTGGGTGGGTCCGCGGTGCGGCTGCCCCGGCAGATCCCGTACACCCTGGCCGCCGACATCCTGCTCACCGGGCGGCACCTCACGGCGGCCGAGGCCAGGGACATCGGGCTGATCGGGCACGTGGTCGGCGACGATACGGCACTGGAGCGCGCACTGGAGATCGCCGACCAGATCGCCGCGAACGGCCCGCTCGCCGTGCGGGCGATCCTGCGCACCATGCGGGACACCGAGGGGATGCACGAGGAGGAGGCGTTCAAACTGGACGCCCAGTACGGCGTGGGCGTGTTCACCAGCCAGGACGCCAAGGAGGGCCCCCGCGCCTTCGCCGAGAAGCGCACCCCCCACTTCACCGGCACCTGA
- a CDS encoding acyl-CoA synthetase, with the protein MSSTSTMSTPGLWHIAEQQPDRTAVIDTDGREISYAELSARANSYARGLRELGLEVGDAVVVLQPNGAELLAAYFAAIQSGLYVVMVNWHLVGPEIAYILTDSGAKAFLAHERFAEAAVAAAEEAGVPARARFAVGSVPGFRDIGLLASGTGRQRPEVRTAGSPMLYTSGTTGRPKGVRRPLTGADPDEVPAASTWFFGIFGLAPFDDHVHLCGSPLYHTAVLNFVAISIQLGHTAVLMDRWDAEEMLRLIERYRVTHSHMVPTQFRRLLALPEEVRARYDVSSLRNMIHGAAPCPLEVKRRMLDWWGPVVTEYYAATEGGGTVISGREWLRKPGSVGRPWPGSTIRILDDGGAELPAGEVGTVYMKMGDARFEYHRDRAKTEQARVGDLFTLGDVGYLDEDGYLYLHDRKNDMIISGGVNIYPAEIEGELVMHPKVADVAVFGVPHEDWGEEIKAVVQPADGVPPSDELTAELLAYARARLAKFKLPRSVDYLPELPRDPNGKLYKRKLRDPYWAGREHAI; encoded by the coding sequence ATGTCCAGCACCTCGACGATGAGCACGCCCGGCCTGTGGCATATCGCGGAGCAGCAGCCGGACCGCACCGCGGTGATCGACACCGACGGCCGCGAGATCAGTTACGCCGAGCTGAGCGCCAGGGCCAACTCCTATGCCCGCGGCCTGCGTGAGCTCGGCCTCGAGGTCGGCGACGCGGTGGTGGTGCTGCAACCGAACGGCGCCGAACTGCTGGCCGCCTACTTCGCCGCCATCCAGTCCGGGCTCTACGTGGTGATGGTCAACTGGCACCTGGTCGGTCCGGAGATCGCCTACATCCTGACCGACAGCGGGGCCAAGGCCTTCCTCGCGCACGAAAGGTTCGCCGAGGCCGCGGTGGCGGCCGCGGAGGAGGCTGGCGTGCCGGCTCGGGCCCGGTTCGCGGTCGGGTCGGTGCCGGGCTTCCGGGACATCGGGCTGCTGGCCTCCGGAACCGGCCGGCAGCGGCCGGAGGTCCGCACGGCGGGTTCGCCGATGCTCTACACCTCTGGAACCACCGGGCGGCCCAAGGGAGTGCGCAGGCCGCTGACCGGTGCCGACCCCGACGAGGTGCCGGCGGCGTCCACCTGGTTCTTCGGCATCTTCGGGCTGGCGCCGTTCGACGACCACGTGCACCTGTGCGGCTCGCCGCTGTACCACACGGCGGTGCTGAACTTCGTCGCCATCTCGATCCAGCTCGGCCACACCGCGGTGCTGATGGACCGCTGGGACGCCGAGGAGATGCTGCGGTTGATCGAGCGGTACCGGGTGACGCACAGCCATATGGTGCCCACCCAGTTCCGCAGGTTGCTGGCACTGCCCGAGGAGGTTCGGGCGCGCTACGACGTCTCCTCGCTGCGCAACATGATCCATGGGGCCGCGCCCTGCCCGCTCGAGGTGAAGCGGCGGATGCTCGACTGGTGGGGCCCGGTGGTCACCGAGTACTACGCCGCCACCGAGGGCGGGGGCACGGTGATCAGCGGGCGGGAGTGGCTGCGCAAACCGGGCTCGGTCGGCAGGCCGTGGCCGGGTTCCACGATCAGGATCCTGGACGACGGGGGTGCCGAACTGCCCGCGGGGGAGGTCGGCACGGTGTACATGAAGATGGGCGACGCGCGGTTCGAGTACCACCGGGACCGGGCGAAGACCGAGCAGGCCAGGGTCGGTGACCTGTTCACCCTCGGGGACGTCGGGTACCTCGACGAGGACGGCTACCTGTACCTGCACGACCGGAAGAACGACATGATCATCTCCGGTGGGGTGAACATCTACCCCGCGGAGATCGAGGGCGAGCTGGTGATGCATCCGAAGGTCGCCGACGTGGCGGTGTTCGGCGTGCCGCATGAGGACTGGGGCGAGGAGATCAAGGCGGTCGTCCAGCCCGCGGACGGGGTGCCACCCTCCGACGAGCTCACCGCCGAACTGCTGGCCTACGCCCGTGCGCGGCTGGCGAAGTTCAAGCTGCCCCGCAGCGTGGACTACCTGCCGGAGTTGCCCCGCGACCCCAACGGCAAGCTCTACAAGCGCAAGCTCCGCGACCCCTACTGGGCCGGTCGCGAACACGCCATCTGA
- a CDS encoding Zn-ribbon domain-containing OB-fold protein, whose product MSTGTNPVSPQAPLSAPLDVGFDYTRSLGPVLGRFVNALRERRIEGVRGSDGRVHVPAVEYDPVTARPLTEFVPVAEVGTVLSWSWVAEPLEGQPLPRPFAWALVRLDGADTAMLHAVDVPGPEYLRTGMRVRVRWADEPVGHIRDIACFVPEGTRSEPGPLPAPPPVAERAEGEPVSTVITPVHLRYQHSASPEESRYLRALAEGRLLGGRCPECRKVYVPPRGACPTDGVPTAEEVELPDTGIVTTFCIVNVPFLGQRIKPPYVAAYILLDGADIAFLHLVLGCEATEVRMGMRVRAAWKPREQWWTTLENIEHFEPTGEPDAAYESFAHHL is encoded by the coding sequence GTGAGCACCGGTACCAACCCAGTATCCCCGCAGGCCCCGCTGTCCGCGCCGCTGGACGTGGGCTTCGACTACACCCGCTCGCTGGGGCCGGTCCTCGGCCGGTTCGTGAACGCCCTGCGGGAACGGCGGATCGAAGGTGTCCGGGGCAGCGACGGCCGGGTACACGTGCCGGCGGTGGAGTACGACCCGGTGACCGCGCGGCCGCTCACCGAGTTCGTCCCGGTCGCCGAGGTGGGCACGGTGTTGTCCTGGTCCTGGGTCGCCGAACCGCTCGAGGGGCAACCCCTGCCGCGCCCGTTCGCCTGGGCACTGGTCCGGCTGGACGGCGCCGACACGGCGATGCTGCACGCCGTGGACGTACCCGGACCGGAGTACCTGCGCACCGGCATGCGGGTGCGGGTGCGCTGGGCGGACGAGCCGGTCGGGCACATCAGGGACATCGCCTGCTTCGTTCCCGAGGGCACGCGATCCGAGCCGGGGCCGCTGCCCGCCCCTCCCCCGGTCGCCGAACGTGCCGAGGGTGAGCCGGTCAGCACCGTCATCACACCGGTCCATCTGCGTTACCAGCATTCGGCCTCGCCGGAGGAGAGCAGGTACCTGCGCGCGCTCGCCGAGGGGCGGTTGCTCGGCGGGCGGTGCCCGGAGTGCCGCAAGGTCTACGTCCCGCCGCGCGGCGCCTGCCCCACCGACGGCGTGCCCACCGCCGAGGAGGTGGAACTGCCGGACACCGGCATCGTCACCACCTTCTGCATCGTGAACGTGCCCTTCCTCGGGCAACGCATCAAGCCGCCGTACGTCGCGGCGTACATCCTGCTCGACGGCGCCGATATCGCCTTCCTGCACCTGGTACTGGGCTGCGAGGCGACCGAGGTACGGATGGGAATGCGGGTACGGGCCGCGTGGAAACCCCGCGAGCAGTGGTGGACCACGCTGGAGAACATCGAGCACTTCGAGCCGACCGGCGAGCCGGACGCCGCCTACGAATCCTTCGCCCACCATCTCTAG